One Gemmatimonadaceae bacterium DNA segment encodes these proteins:
- a CDS encoding acyl-CoA dehydrogenase family protein — MNDIKPSFTRGVFAGVVHDSLLFPFPPPLQDRDPAESKLVSRLIADLDRMHDSGLIDPSRFDDEESISDDVISELGRTGMLGLTIPKQYGGLELSATAWARVFEHISAIDSSVAVLVGVHCGLGSKAIVLYGNDEQKERYLPMLARGDTLAAYALTEPETGSDAQNIRTTARLHSDGSQWILDGHKIWIGNGHRAGVIATFAQTPVERRGEMVMRSTAFIIRPDMPGFKVLGTVQKLGIRGSTQAELLYENLEVPADHVLGSVGKGFTVAVHVLNAGRLTLAAGCTGGAKRMVSEMATYAEQRIQFGHPLAHFEITQRKMAHLAAAAYASDSMLGVLASLADRSAETDFSLEAACAKVFASELIWEATDEMVQVAGGRGFVKPYPYERLLRDARINRIFEGANEVLRLFIALNGVQGPAESLKEVGTALRRPLRNLGLLSGYATSRIRSRLGATATLDAVLHPRLRKHKEYFEKHVAELKVATDRAIMKHRSDIVDRQLVLERLANMAIELLATACVISRTQRLIHTNGLKDTERELSMCDLFCVESGMRFRASREMLGGVSETIDETRLAVAGAVREAKGYFVVDAIL; from the coding sequence GTGAATGACATAAAACCGTCGTTTACGCGCGGAGTTTTCGCCGGCGTAGTTCACGACTCGCTGCTGTTTCCCTTCCCCCCGCCACTCCAAGATCGCGATCCCGCCGAATCGAAGCTGGTAAGTCGCCTCATTGCCGACCTCGACAGGATGCATGACTCCGGCCTCATCGACCCCAGCCGGTTCGATGACGAAGAAAGTATCAGCGACGATGTCATCAGCGAGCTCGGCCGTACCGGGATGCTCGGACTTACCATACCGAAGCAATACGGAGGGCTCGAGCTCTCAGCTACTGCATGGGCCAGGGTATTCGAGCACATCTCCGCCATCGATTCGTCAGTGGCGGTTCTGGTTGGGGTTCACTGCGGCCTTGGATCGAAGGCAATTGTTCTGTATGGCAACGACGAGCAAAAGGAACGGTATCTCCCCATGCTCGCCCGCGGGGATACACTCGCCGCATATGCTCTCACTGAACCGGAAACGGGGTCGGACGCGCAGAACATCAGAACTACGGCTCGCCTGCATTCCGATGGGAGCCAATGGATTCTGGATGGCCACAAGATATGGATCGGCAACGGTCATCGCGCGGGCGTGATCGCCACCTTTGCGCAGACCCCGGTCGAGCGTCGCGGCGAGATGGTGATGCGGTCAACAGCATTCATCATTCGGCCGGACATGCCGGGCTTCAAGGTTTTGGGAACTGTACAGAAACTGGGTATTCGTGGTTCGACCCAGGCGGAGCTGCTCTACGAAAACCTCGAAGTGCCTGCGGACCATGTGCTCGGTTCGGTGGGAAAGGGGTTTACGGTTGCGGTGCATGTACTGAATGCAGGTCGTCTGACGCTTGCCGCCGGCTGTACCGGAGGAGCGAAACGCATGGTGAGCGAGATGGCGACGTATGCCGAACAACGGATTCAGTTCGGCCATCCGCTCGCACACTTCGAGATCACGCAGCGCAAGATGGCCCACCTTGCTGCCGCCGCCTACGCGAGCGACTCGATGCTTGGCGTACTTGCGTCGCTTGCCGACCGCTCCGCGGAAACGGATTTCTCACTCGAGGCCGCATGCGCAAAGGTCTTCGCAAGCGAGCTGATCTGGGAAGCGACCGACGAGATGGTGCAGGTCGCGGGGGGCCGCGGTTTCGTCAAGCCATACCCGTATGAAAGGCTGCTCCGTGACGCGAGGATCAACCGGATCTTCGAAGGTGCGAATGAAGTGCTCCGCCTGTTCATTGCGCTGAACGGCGTACAGGGTCCGGCGGAGTCACTAAAGGAAGTAGGCACGGCGTTGCGGCGACCATTGCGCAATCTCGGGCTCCTCAGCGGTTACGCCACCTCGCGCATTCGCAGCCGTCTGGGCGCAACTGCGACCCTCGATGCAGTTCTGCACCCTCGCCTCAGGAAGCACAAGGAGTATTTCGAGAAGCACGTCGCCGAGCTGAAGGTCGCGACGGACAGGGCGATCATGAAACACCGCAGCGATATTGTCGACAGGCAGCTCGTGCTCGAACGGCTGGCCAACATGGCCATCGAGCTGCTGGCTACTGCATGCGTGATTTCACGCACGCAACGTCTGATTCACACGAATGGGCTGAAGGACACTGAGCGCGAGCTGTCGATGTGCGATCTCTTCTGCGTGGAGTCGGGAATGCGCTTTCGCGCCAGCCGCGAGATGCTCGGCGGGGTGTCTGAGACGATTGATGAGACGCGTTTGGCAGTTGCCGGCGCGGTACGTGAGGCGAAGGGATATTTCGTGGTGGATGCAATCCTTTGA